The following are encoded in a window of Thunnus albacares chromosome 17, fThuAlb1.1, whole genome shotgun sequence genomic DNA:
- the znf652 gene encoding zinc finger protein 652, with protein sequence MKSCQSLKEEVSVPSLGGMSQEEGRRAQVSQSYFHPPNPDLDLTGKLHRREVGGKPYSVLVDNKMATKTSMGDVNIGLLPTQHVTQQQHQQYFREGGAGQELGTQGSQAGNEGTSDDTEDDDEDEEEEGEEEGFKREQIIVEVNLNNQTLHVSKGDNKTGTTAEDSERAGSDEDDDEEDEEEEEEEEEEDSPDEEEEEDDEEDEIESRRTRSKRARRGASSTAAPSQPRRKSLRTALSTATAGMTTRGRRTRIEPPKSKRRSARSAPSSAGTTTTTAGGKADVEEKEMLACEKCPRVFNTRWYLEKHMNVTHRRMQICDKCGKKFVLESELALHQQTDCEKNIQCVSCNKSFKKLWSLHEHIKIVHGYAEKKFSCEICEKKFYTMAHVRKHMVAHTKDMPFTCETCGKSFKRSMSLKVHSLQHSGEKPFRCENCDERFQYKYQLRSHMSIHIGHKQFMCQWCGKDFNMKQYFDEHMKTHTGEKPFICEICGKSFTSRPNMKRHRRTHTGEKPYPCEVCGQRFRFSNMLKAHKEKCFRVTSPVVLQTSGPPVPVRIFANTFSSSSSSSSGPGPSAATPATTSAPLGLSPSGGPMPPRGPVGHTFSHVQLHSTPSHHHPHPPTTQQHLSNTPQHAPPHPHHHLAAPPVSHLPPPPALFKSEPLNHCGHEDSGYLHHMAPPDKGPGAPQHH encoded by the exons atGAAATCCTGCCAGAGCCTCAAGGAAGAGGTTTCCGTCCCTAGCCTTGGCGGGATGTCACAGGAGGAAGGACGCAGGGCACAGGTGTCCCAGTCCTATTTTCACCCCCCTAACCCAGATCTGGACCTGACGGGCAAGCTTCATAGGAGGGAGGTAGGTGGCAAGCCCTATTCTGTGTTAGTGGACAATAAAATGGCAACCAAGACATCTATGGGAGATGTGAACATTGGTCTGTTGCCCACTCAGCATGTGACtcaacagcagcatcagcagtatTTCAGAGAGGGAGGAGCAGGGCAGGAGTTGGGCACACAGGGTTCCCAGGCCGGCAACGAGGGCACCTCCGATGACACTGAAGACGATGACgaagatgaggaagaagagggcGAGGAGGAGGGCTTCAAGCGCGAGCAGATCATCGTCGAAGTTAACCTGAACAATCAGACCCTTCACGTATCCAAGGGGGACAACAAAACTGGAACCACAGCGGAAGACTCAGAGAGAGCCGGCAGTGACGAGGACGACgacgaggaggatgaggaggaggaagaggaggaggaggaagaggacagccccgatgaagaggaggaggaagacgacgAGGAAGATGAGATTGAAAGTCGAAGAACAAGGTCAAAGAGGGCCCGTCGGGGCGCTAGTAGCACAGCAGCTCCCAGCCAGCCGCGGAGGAAAAGCCTCCGAACAGCTCTGAGCACCGCCACCGCCGGGATGACCACCAGGGGGCGACGGACGCGCATAGAGCCTCCAAAGAGCAAGCGCAGATCGGCAAGGTCAGCCCCATCGTCTGCCGGTACCACGACCACGACGGCGGGAGGGAAAGCAGAcgtggaggagaaggagatgCTGGCGTGTGAAAAGTGCCCCCGAGTGTTCAACACGCGCTGGTATCTGGAGAAGCACATGAATGTCACACACCGAAGAATGCAGATCTGTGACAAGTGTGGCAAAAAGTTTGTCCTGGAGAGTGAGCTGGCCTTACACCAGCAGACTGACTGTGAGAAGAACATCCAG tgtgtctCCTGCAACAAGTCTTTTAAGAAGCTGTGGTCACTGCACGAGCACATTAAGATCGTGCACGGCTATGCGGAGAAGAAGTTCTCATGTGAAATCTGTGAGAAGAAGTTCTACACTATGGCTCACGTCCGTAAGCACATGGTTG CTCACACCAAGGACATGCCGTTTACCTGTGAGACATGTGGGAAGTCGTTTAAACGCAGCATGTCTTTAAAAGTTCACTCTCTGCAGCATTCTGGAGAGAAGCCCTTCCGTTGTGAG AACTGTGACGAGCGGTTCCAATACAAGTACCAGCTGCGCTCCCACATGAGCATTCACATCGGACACAAGCAGTTCATGTGCCAATGGTGCGGCAAAGACTTCAACATGAAACAGTATTTCGATgagcacatgaaaacacacacag GAGAGAAGCCTTTCATTTGTGAGATCTGCGGGAAGAGCTTCACCAGCCGGCCCAACATGAAGCGCCACCGTCGCACCCACACCGGGGAGAAGCCCTATCCCTGCGAGGTGTGCGGCCAGCGCTTCCGCTTCTCCAACATGCTCAAAGCACACAAAGAGAAGTGCTTCCGGGTCACCAGCCCTGTGGTTCTGCAGACCAGCGGCCCACCTGTGCCTGTCCGCATCTTTGCCAacaccttctcctcctcctcctcctcctcttccggACCCGGCCCCTCAGCCGCCACCCCAGCCACCACCTCAGCACCCCTGGGCCTCAGCCCGTCAGGAGGACCCATGCCTCCGCGAGGTCCCGTGGGACACACGTTCTCCCACGTGCAGCTTCACTCAACCCCCTCTCACCATCACCCCCACCCCCCGACAACCCAGCAACACCTCTCAAACACACCCCAACACGCCCCGCctcacccccaccaccacctggCCGCACCCCCAGTCTCCCACCTGCCCCCTCCCCCGGCCCTTTTCAAGAGTGAGCCCCTAAACCACTGCGGGCACGAGGACAGCGGCTACCTGCACCACATGGCCCCACCTGACAAGGGTCCCGGAGCCCCACAACACCACTGA
- the si:busm1-163l24.3 gene encoding uncharacterized protein si:busm1-163l24.3 has protein sequence MAELGRTVRVSGLPTDIEDDRLRDKLCIYFLRNKNGGGEIESVTIVEASPNSALITFEDSEVAQRVIQHSWHILEVDKKKYELIVTEHQERLDPDKVILSLSATVDYSQLPGGKIALTGLHKSHPDVQITYDTIRKLCTLGGAYCKVQAALAELLGQPGGSQSAEHKDSAQPATSRPKSANTVQKPHTLESDDYSRKPNKQREQREKVNIARPSDKCTSSSHRDLTPDGYDWDDTGQPVCGALQLPGLPTMSESEDLSLILDADMFQYLQKRCRKEYQHILSQYGVEVVDMTNQGLTTLYLQVAIGVGEDGQEKERMKLARRAISKLYHENETKIRRSQLPKNILSPGGSLQKVIDKLSVRLPKLLLNEDDRNVYIIGSSSDVSEAKQFLLLDHSHDERGKKEDVASLLNFPSYASGSSTPAVEERASSSSAGSLDVRIDQTLQSEEDERRDEGARRYKLAARFKDSGLSALGSRPGDFTVRGLSSPSRQTRPGPMLGHDVLSETAGIAGERVSRAAAQNTGGDILFKSGDALHSSASMQSKTSLNSHLMNTPPRSTTAPLSTTQPSLSGSTTLPPAGYGSTLKRASSFSGMPENKAESKGQKYQDDPGKSSVRVRGRSSSFSNQKGRDKREVYRAEITVYAVMWYHIKEAYSMRVDDLTSDVQIKESGSQSSRDLTVIVRGADSSKVSSCQLGLQKLVDSVTADFSMQEISLSELGVADPEDETLQACCTEVRSRFKKVTIQILKNSLFLLGPNQLCSQVGASLREVFSGDLAQIPEQQDVSSLSTPNWNPSTYLMNEDQSTSLHCHSNPQVMLESQTGKELVGTSRSQERRTNHRGDTYETELPNGSFSQPLVRKDPVIKEKVKMAGTVELDGQRTETFANLMTKGNDGSARRVNGVGSTSTRTDKDTALHKKETTIQAEIQETPEESRLGQGGLGSLCVCGERGVSMTRTECGATMCFKCLDTVHVHCRVCVEKEPTPRGIQGEMSYSKLNISVPGHNKVSAIKITYCIPDGIQGEGHPSPGKPFQGAVHEAFLPDCEKTMKLLPRLEKAFRQGLTFTVTGKETEARVTWDCIPHKTSLQGGKSGNGYPDSTYLKRLSEVLASHGIDEPPAKSQG, from the exons ATGGCAGAGCTGGGCAGGACTGTGAGGGTGAGTGGTTTGCCTACAGACATTGAGGATGACAGGTTGAGAGACAAACTATGCATCTACTTCCTGAGAAATAAGAATGGAGGAGGGGAAATAGAATCTGTCACCATTGTCGAGGCTTCACCTAACTCTGCCCTCATCACCTTTGAGGACAGTGAAG TGGCACAGAGAGTTATTCAACATAGCTGGCACATTCTGGAAGTGGATAAGAAGAAGTATGAACTCATTGTCACTGAGCATCAAGAACGCCTGGACCCAGACAAG GTCATCTTGAGTTTGTCAGCAACTGTAGACTATAGCCAACTTCCTGGGGGAAAAATAGCATTGACAGGCCTACATAAGAGCCACCCTGATGTCCAGATAACCTACGATACCATTAGGAAATTGTGCACTCTGGGTGGTGCCTACTGCAAAGTCCAGGCTGCCTTGGCAGAACTGCTTGGTCAGCCTGGAGGTTCACAATCAGCAGAACACAAAGACTCAGCTCAACCCGCCACCAGTCGCCCTAAGTCTGCTAATACAGTGCAAAAGCCACATACTTTGGAGTCAGACGATTACAGCAGAAAACCGAATAAGCAAagagaacaaagagagaaagttaaCATTGCAAGGCCTTCTGATAAGTGCACCTCAAGCTCACATAGAGACCTGACACCTGATGGATATGACTGGGACGATACAGGGCAGCCGGTGTGTGGAGCTCTGCAGCTTCCTGGACTTCCTACCATGTCAGAATCAGAGGACCTCTCGCTAATTCTGGATGCAGATATGTTCCAGTATCTGCAGAAACGCTGCAGGAAGGAATACCAGCATATCCTTAGTCAGTATGGTGTTGAGGTGGTGGATATGACAAATCAGGGCTTGACTACTCTGTATCTGCAGGTTGCAATAGGAGTGGGGGAGGATGGTCAAGAGAAAGAGCGCATGAAGTTGGCAAGAAGGGCAATAAGTAAGCTTTACCATGAGAATGAGACCAAGATCCGTAGATCTCAGTTACCTAAGAATATCTTGTCTCCCGGGGGAAGCCTGCAAAAGGTGATTGACAAATTAAGTGTCAGACTTCCCAAGCTTCTTCTGAATGAAGATGACAGAAATGTCTACATTATTGGGAGTAGTAGTGATGTGTCTGAGGCCAAGCAGTTTCTTCTCCTGGACCATAGCCACGATGAGAGAGGTAAAAAAGAGGATGTAGCCAGTCTTCTTAATTTTCCCTCTTATGCTTCGGGTTCATCAACGCCTGCAGTTGAGGAGAGAGCgtcttcttcctctgcaggaTCTCTGGATGTTAGGATAGATCAGACGCTGCAGtcggaggaggatgagaggagagatgaaggagcCAGAAGGTATAAACTAGCTGCACGGTTTAAGGATTCAGGGCTGTCTGCATTAGGCAGTCGACCAGGGGACTTCACTGTACGGGGGCTCTCATCTCCCAGTAGACAAACACGCCCTGGTCCAATGTTAGGGCATGATGTACTTTCAGAAACAGCAGGGATTGCTGGAGAAAGAGTCTCTAGAGCAGCAGCTCAAAACACTGGCGGTGACATCTTGTTTAAGAGTGGAGATGCTTTGCATTCATCTGCTTCTATGCAGAGTAAAACCTCCTTGAACTCACATTTAATGAATACCCCACCCAGGAGTACAACAGCCCCCCTTAGCACAACTCAACCCAGTCTGTCAGGAAGTACTACACTCCCACCTGCTGGGTATGGGTCCACCTTAAAGCGAGCCAGCAGTTTTTCAGGAATGCCTGAGAATAAAGCTGAAAGTAAGGGTCAGAAGTATCAAGATGACCCCGGCAAGTCCAGTGTGAGAGTCAGGGGCAGGTCTTCTAGCTTCAGTAACCAAAAAGGGAGGGACAAGCGAGAAGTCTATAGAGCAGAGATTACAGTTTATGCTGTCATGTGGTATCACATTAAAGAGGCCTACAGCATGCGGGTGGACGACCTGACTTCTGATGTCCAGATAAAAGAGAGTGGCTCACAAAGTAGCAGGGATTTGACTGTCATTGTAAGAGGGGCAGACTCGTCCAAAGTAAGCTCATGTCAGCTAGGTTTACAGAAGCTGGTTGACTCGGTCACTGCAGACTTCTCCATGCAGGAGATATCCTTGTCAGAGCTAGGTGTTGCTGACCCAGAAGATGAAACTTTACAGGCTTGTTGTACTGAGGTGCGTAGCAGGTTCAAGAAAGTTACCATCCAGATTTTGAAGAACAGCCTATTTCTTTTGGGTCCGAATCAGTTGTGTTCTCAGGTAGGTGCTTCATTGCGGGAGGTATTTTCTGGAGATTTGGCCCAAATACCTGAACAGCAAGATGTATCTAGCCTCTCTACCCCCAACTGGAATCCATCCACATATTTAATGAATGAGGACCAGAGTACTAGTCTGCACTGTCACAGTAATCCTCAGGTTATGCTAGAGAGCCAAACAGGCAAAGAACTAGTAGGAACTAGTAGAAGTCAGGAAAGGAGAACAAACCATAGGGGTGACACTTATGAGACTGAGCTTCCTAATGGCTCTTTTAGCCAACCATTAGTGAGGAAAGACCCTGTCATCAAGGAGAAAGTTAAAATGGCAGGCACTGTGGAGTTGGATGGACAGAGGACTGAGACATTTGCCAACCTCATGACGAAAGGAAATGACGGGAGCGCAAGACGTGTGAATGGTGTCGGGTCAACATCAACCCGTACTGATAAAGATACAGCCCTTCACAAGAAAGAGACAACCATTCAAGCAGAGATCCAGGAGACCCCAGAGGAGTCCAGGTTAGGTCAAGGAGGCCTGGggtccctctgtgtgtgtggggagagGGGGGTGTCGATGACAAGAACCGAGTGTGGGGCTACCATGTGCTTTAAGTGCCTGGACACTGTGCATGTCCACTGCAGAGTTTGTGTTGAAAAAGAGCCGACACCCCGGGGCATCCAGGGCGAAATGAGCTATTCTAAACTAAATATCAGTGTACCAGGTCACAACAAGGTTTCTGCTATCAAGATCACTTACTGCATTCCAGATGGTATCCAAGGG GAGGGTCATCCTTCTCCTGGAAAACCATTTCAAGGAGCTGTACATGAAGCCTTCCTTCCTGACTGTGAGAAGACCATGAAGCTTTTGCCCAGGCTGGAGAAAGCCTTCAGGCAGGGACTCACCTTCACAGTGACCGGCAAAGAGACAGAGGCCAGGGTTACCTGGGATTGCATCCCACACAAGACCAGCCTACAGGGAGGCAAATCAGG gAACGGTTACCCAGATTCCACTTACTTGAAACGCTTGTCTGAGGTCTTGGCCTCCCATGGGATTGATGAACCACCAGCCAAGTCTCAAGGATGA
- the phb gene encoding prohibitin: MAKLFESIGKLGLALAVGGGVVNSALFNVDAGHRAVIFDRFRGVQDAVVGEGTHFLIPWVQKPIIFDCRSRPRNVPVITGSKDLQNVNITLRILFRPVTNQLPRIFTSIGEDYDERVLPSITTEVLKAVVARFDAGELITQRELVSRQVSEDLTERASTFGLILDDVSLTHLTFGKEFTEAVEMKQVAQQEAERARFIVEKAEQQKQAAIISAEGDSQAALLIANSLMEAGDGLVELRKLEAAEEIAFQLSRSRNVTYLPSGQGTLLQLPQ; the protein is encoded by the exons ATGGCCAAGTTGTTTGAGTCTATTGGGAAGTTGGGGCTGGCCCTAGCCGTCGGTGGAGGTGTTGTGAACTCTGCCCTTTTCAATG TTGATGCAGGGCACCGGGCGGTGATATTTGACAGGTTCCGAGGAGTGCAAGATGCTGTCGTTGGAGAGGGAACCCACTTCCTCATTCCCTGGGTTCAGAAACCTATTATCTTCGATTGCCGCTCCCGTCCACGCAATGTGCCTGTCATCACAGGCAGCAAAG ATCTGCAGAATGTAAACATCACATTACGTATCCTCTTTCGGCCGGTGACCAACCAGCTCCCACGCATCTTCACCAGTATTGGAGAGGACTATGATGAAAGGGTGCTACCATCCATCACCACAGAGGTCTTGAAGGCTGTGGTG gcTCGGTTTGATGCTGGTGAGCTCATCACCCAGAGAGAGCTTGTGTCTCGGCAGGTCAGTGAGGACCTCACAGAAAGAGCTTCCACCTTTGGCCTCATCCTGGATGACGTTTCCCTG ACACACTTGACCTTTGGCAAAGAATTTACAGAGGCTGTTGAGATGAAGCAGGTGGCTCAGCAGGAGGCCGAGAGGGCCCGATTCATTGTAGAAAAG GCAGAGCAACAGAAGCAGGCTGCCATCATCTCTGCAGAGGGAGATTCCCAGGCTGCCTTGCTAATCGCCAACTCTCTGATGGAAGCTGGTGATGGTCTGGTAGAGTTACGTAAGCTGGAGGCAGCTGAGGAAATCGCTTTCCAGCTCTCCCGCTCCCGCAACGTTACTTACCTGCCCTCAGGACAGGGCACATTGCTCCAGTTGCCCCAGTGA
- the phospho1 gene encoding probable phosphatase phospho1 encodes MASNSAHISSDKRFIIFFDFDETIVDETSDDMVVQAAPGQHLPEWLKDTYQPGRYNEYMQRVLAYLAEQGVTESHIRTIMEKIPATPGMLMLFQFLRTRPPQDFEVVLVSDANTFFIESWLRRVGARQLFHRIFTNPATFNKDGRLVLRPFHSHDCPRCPDNMCKQVVVRDYVARRTQERGRPYQRVFYVGDGANDFCPALSLGPRDVAFPRRDFPMHRLITETHEAMPGEFKAVTVPWANAEEVVQRLRKLVAE; translated from the coding sequence ATGGCCTCCAATTCGGCGCACATCTCCTCCGACAAGCGCTTCATCATCTTCTTTGACTTCGATGAGACCATCGTGGATGAAACCAGCGACGACATGGTGGTGCAGGCCGCCCCGGGTCAGCACCTCCCGGAATGGCTGAAGGACACCTACCAGCCGGGCCGCTACAACGAGTACATGCAGCGCGTACTGGCCTACCTGGCGGAGCAGGGCGTCACCGAGAGCCATATACGCACCATCATGGAGAAGATACCCGCCACCCCCGGCATGCTCATGCTCTTCCAGTTCCTCCGCACCCGACCCCCGCAGGACTTTGAGGTGGTGCTGGTGTCAGACGCCAACACCTTCTTCATCGAGTCCTGGTTGCGCCGCGTCGGAGCGCGTCAGCTCTTCCACCGGATCTTCACCAACCCGGCCACCTTCAACAAAGACGGGCGGCTGGTGCTGCGGCCCTTCCACTCCCACGACTGCCCGCGGTGCCCAGACAACATGTGCAAGCAGGTGGTCGTCAGGGACTATGTGGCCCGCAGGACGCAGGAGCGGGGCCGCCCCTATCAGAGGGTCTTCTACGTGGGAGACGGAGCCAACGACTTCTGCCCGGCTCTCTCCTTGGGGCCCCGGGACGTGGCTTTCCCGCGACGGGACTTCCCCATGCACCGGCTGATCACGGAGACCCATGAGGCCATGCCCGGGGAGTTCAAGGCCGTCACGGTGCCCTGGGCCAACGCGGAGGAAGTGGTGCAGCGGCTGAGGAAGCTGGTGGCAGAGTAG